From a single Candidatus Acidiferrales bacterium genomic region:
- a CDS encoding T9SS type A sorting domain-containing protein, with amino-acid sequence MILSIAVCISHGGILLAQNVGDYQSAGSGNWNSLATWQVYNGTSWVAASVIPDSTNVPDTCVITILSGNTVTFKATDTLRNVVIAPGGTLIDSLTSGGNPVTLRIVKPGITVNGTLTIAGFVTQTASPYGITYGKDSLHVGGTGVVNINDTSTTSSTKGFLPAAVWAAGSTLNINSIGGVTATGWGAGGAQNFGNINYNVTGAYTGNLGWGFGIGNVVSGNFMVSATNNGTTAGRLQFFGGSSGSVRINGNLIVTGGYVTGSGTGSSATFDTVYVMGNLKATPGGTGGFAVDRGSHGGGNDHSGVVWYFYGDSVTIATTSTNTGNLGNSNSQNNTYPYYLDSRFVFAKSGVQYAKIKPTTCTSTYGLDFDVINGARVSMVDTSYVIYLRLINGTIISRNAPLMSGWYTGTALYSGTIENTSSSYVDGTLGVLVASASAVTKSFPIGSSAVYRPVALSLTQTAATLSIYSATEFDSSAMSLGNAGWSTPEAFSHVSKVRFYNIKTSGGSAFTGGSLKAYYGSDDQVQTPADLRVAQGPSGLGTWIDLGGTGSGTGGSGLDSITTATAFTDLTTSTFFALATIANDNPILGLIASNGTGGGDWNNAATWSGGIIPDSTNDVMIASNDSVVVTSTLPAICKGLTIQSRAKLNVTAPLMIKAALTTQPNAWFYNSNSSLPSFPLAASYSIDTSSYYVHTSLAGTSFGWAGYDSTFGNVIVSRGGTVAGANLSINGSLTVQTPGTLSGAGLNSFVHHVHGNVYVVGGVWSCVDTNGSNTITGVWNVDSSVVVSGGTIAPFSSAGTAGNRAGIFNIKNILLLEHGAQLDAGTSSSSTLTTETGIINISGGFTVVDSTVTFGTNSKGSLAMNFVGNGNQLVSLGKPLLFSSPSMPLTLDDTVAATSNLILSGSKSWASTSPGAANGDGAFVVNGILSLGAADTIKGLQSFVLDSGATFSTGNPNGVSPTGSIQVTGAKSYSTKANFVYDATTLAQVTGSDLPSTINRLTIVNYAGVTLSKNLTLTDSLRIPSGVLHLRADTLTMPGMIGTSNINYIVTDSLGALKINGVGPTKVLFPVGTETAYDPVWIANSGTAGAFFVSAFPDTALTTNGLGRVDVDWQVAGPAGGNCVLQFGWMSAQEDTVFAKHHSDYPAIYLLYKDSTAEAGVGAYSTQFTQQPYTISRRGITTFGTFGVGHFTLTGVENQETVPIVFRLFQNYPNPFNPSTTIEFTVAKAARTTLRLYNVLGQQVATLFDSDAQPGKKYVERFDGSMLSSGTYFSVLESAGQREIHKMVLLK; translated from the coding sequence ATGATTTTGAGTATTGCAGTGTGCATTTCTCATGGTGGCATACTGCTGGCGCAGAACGTCGGTGACTATCAGTCTGCAGGATCGGGCAACTGGAACAGTCTGGCCACCTGGCAAGTGTATAATGGTACTTCGTGGGTGGCGGCGTCTGTGATACCCGATTCCACGAATGTCCCCGATACCTGTGTCATAACTATCCTTTCAGGTAACACGGTAACTTTCAAGGCGACCGACACTCTGCGCAACGTGGTTATTGCCCCCGGCGGTACTCTCATCGACTCGCTTACTTCTGGCGGAAATCCGGTGACTCTCCGCATTGTGAAGCCCGGCATAACGGTAAACGGCACTCTTACGATTGCCGGCTTTGTGACGCAGACCGCTTCTCCATACGGGATCACTTACGGCAAAGATTCATTGCACGTCGGCGGCACTGGCGTAGTCAATATCAACGACACTTCAACGACTAGTTCAACAAAAGGTTTTTTGCCTGCTGCGGTTTGGGCAGCAGGTTCAACTTTGAACATTAACTCCATAGGAGGAGTAACCGCCACTGGCTGGGGTGCAGGCGGTGCACAGAATTTCGGAAACATTAACTACAATGTCACAGGAGCCTACACCGGTAATTTGGGATGGGGCTTTGGAATCGGAAATGTCGTGAGCGGTAATTTTATGGTATCAGCAACCAACAATGGAACCACTGCCGGTCGTCTGCAGTTTTTCGGCGGATCATCCGGTAGCGTTCGCATCAACGGTAACTTGATCGTCACCGGAGGATATGTTACCGGATCGGGAACTGGCAGCAGTGCAACGTTTGACACCGTGTATGTCATGGGTAATTTGAAAGCTACACCGGGCGGCACCGGCGGATTCGCTGTAGACCGCGGAAGCCATGGCGGAGGAAATGACCATTCCGGTGTCGTGTGGTATTTCTATGGTGACAGTGTCACGATCGCGACTACTTCAACAAATACCGGCAACCTGGGAAATTCGAACAGTCAGAATAATACCTACCCATACTATCTCGATTCGAGATTTGTTTTTGCGAAGAGCGGAGTGCAGTATGCGAAGATTAAACCTACCACCTGCACTTCAACTTATGGACTTGACTTCGACGTGATAAACGGTGCACGGGTAAGCATGGTCGATACCTCTTACGTGATTTATCTCAGACTTATCAACGGAACAATAATTTCGCGCAATGCTCCTTTGATGTCCGGATGGTATACTGGCACGGCACTTTATTCCGGCACGATCGAGAATACAAGTTCGTCATATGTCGACGGCACACTGGGAGTTCTGGTGGCCAGTGCATCTGCTGTCACAAAGAGTTTTCCGATTGGCAGCAGCGCAGTCTATCGTCCCGTAGCCTTGAGCCTGACGCAGACAGCGGCGACGCTCTCTATTTACTCGGCGACGGAATTTGACTCAAGTGCGATGTCGCTGGGAAATGCGGGATGGTCGACGCCTGAAGCGTTCTCTCATGTTTCGAAAGTCAGATTTTATAACATCAAAACCTCAGGCGGGTCCGCGTTCACGGGCGGATCTCTGAAAGCTTATTACGGCTCGGATGATCAGGTTCAAACTCCGGCCGACTTGAGAGTCGCGCAGGGTCCGAGCGGATTGGGCACCTGGATCGACCTCGGTGGAACGGGAAGCGGGACGGGAGGCTCGGGACTGGATTCGATCACTACCGCCACGGCGTTCACTGATCTCACAACAAGTACCTTTTTCGCCCTTGCCACCATAGCGAATGACAATCCGATTCTCGGCCTGATAGCAAGCAACGGTACCGGCGGAGGAGATTGGAACAACGCTGCAACATGGAGCGGCGGAATTATCCCTGATTCAACAAACGATGTTATGATTGCCTCGAACGACTCTGTCGTCGTTACATCGACCTTGCCTGCGATCTGCAAAGGTCTGACTATTCAATCGAGAGCCAAGCTCAATGTGACAGCTCCGCTGATGATAAAAGCTGCGCTCACGACTCAGCCGAACGCGTGGTTCTATAACAGCAACTCGAGTCTCCCCTCATTTCCGCTGGCCGCTTCGTACAGCATCGACACGTCTAGCTATTATGTTCACACAAGTTTGGCAGGCACTTCGTTCGGATGGGCGGGTTACGATTCTACTTTTGGTAACGTGATTGTCTCTCGCGGAGGAACCGTCGCGGGAGCAAATCTGTCAATCAACGGGAGCTTGACAGTGCAAACGCCGGGCACATTGAGCGGTGCCGGCCTGAATTCGTTCGTCCACCATGTCCACGGGAATGTCTATGTGGTCGGCGGAGTATGGTCGTGCGTCGACACCAATGGTTCCAACACGATCACAGGTGTGTGGAACGTCGACAGCAGTGTGGTAGTGTCGGGAGGTACAATTGCTCCTTTCTCCAGCGCAGGTACTGCGGGGAACAGAGCCGGCATATTCAACATCAAAAATATTTTGCTGCTCGAACATGGAGCGCAGCTCGACGCCGGAACCAGCAGCAGTTCAACTCTGACCACTGAGACCGGCATAATCAATATCTCGGGCGGCTTCACCGTCGTCGACAGCACCGTCACCTTTGGTACAAATTCCAAAGGCTCACTCGCCATGAACTTCGTCGGAAACGGGAATCAACTCGTGTCATTAGGGAAACCGCTGTTGTTCTCCTCGCCATCGATGCCGTTGACCCTGGACGACACAGTTGCCGCGACTTCGAACCTTATTTTATCCGGAAGCAAATCGTGGGCGTCCACTTCACCGGGGGCCGCAAACGGCGACGGGGCATTTGTCGTGAATGGAATCCTGTCTCTCGGTGCTGCCGACACGATAAAAGGATTGCAATCTTTTGTGCTCGACAGCGGCGCAACCTTCTCCACCGGGAATCCTAACGGAGTTTCTCCAACCGGCAGCATACAGGTAACGGGCGCGAAGTCATACAGCACGAAAGCAAACTTTGTTTATGATGCCACGACACTTGCTCAGGTCACAGGAAGCGATCTTCCGTCGACGATAAACAGGTTGACAATCGTGAACTACGCCGGCGTTACGTTGAGCAAGAATTTGACTCTTACCGATTCTCTCCGCATTCCGAGCGGCGTGCTCCATCTCAGGGCCGATACTCTAACGATGCCAGGGATGATTGGAACTTCAAACATTAACTACATCGTCACAGACAGCCTCGGCGCATTGAAGATAAACGGCGTTGGCCCGACCAAGGTGTTGTTCCCTGTCGGCACGGAAACGGCGTACGATCCGGTCTGGATCGCTAACTCGGGAACCGCCGGTGCGTTCTTTGTCTCGGCTTTTCCTGACACGGCGTTAACTACTAACGGACTCGGAAGAGTCGATGTGGATTGGCAGGTCGCCGGGCCCGCCGGAGGCAATTGCGTCCTCCAGTTTGGATGGATGAGTGCACAGGAAGACACCGTTTTTGCAAAGCATCATTCGGACTATCCGGCGATTTATCTGCTATACAAAGATTCTACGGCAGAGGCCGGCGTTGGAGCCTATTCTACACAATTCACTCAACAGCCTTACACGATCTCGCGCAGAGGGATCACAACGTTCGGCACGTTTGGCGTCGGCCATTTCACTTTGACCGGTGTTGAAAACCAGGAAACCGTTCCGATAGTGTTCAGACTTTTCCAGAACTATCCGAACCCGTTCAACCCGTCGACCACGATAGAGTTTACGGTCGCGAAGGCGGCTCGTACGACCCTCAGGCTTTATAACGTCCTCGGTCAGCAGGTAGCGACGCTGTTCGACAGCGATGCCCAGCCCGGCAAGAAATATGTGGAGCGATTTGACGGCAGCATGCTTTCATCAGGAACTTATTTCAGCGTGCTCGAAAGCGCCGGGCAGAGAGAGATACACAAAATGGTATTGTTGAAGTAG
- a CDS encoding pectinesterase family protein, whose translation METSVFFLLVVAGTASSFNSHRIIVAKDGSGQFRSITEAVDSLPMFNYERITIVIKNGVYHEKIRIDQDYITLEGENKDSTIIEYPQLRTDWIAHRDPIGPAVVNIHGDDDILRNLTIKNTQPEIGPHAFAVYDDGTRTIMVDCNILSKGADTVSPWNYKSGMYYMADCSFSGSVDFVCPRGWCLVKNSKFYEEKKGSASIWHAGSFDRNQKLVLENCSFDGVEGFDLGRHHLEAQFYLLNCTFSKTMSDTPIYRVVYSDSAANQSRPFNWGERDYFYNCHKDGGDYPWLADNLKNSEGNPAPEDITPSWTFGGKWDPESAGGPTVVKQEVDDCRVLFTFSEPVTVVGTPILKLKDGTELRYNSGGGTVTLRFDSDKKLMDVDFSDLQIVNNSDIGGTIASVHERKAVFRENPSK comes from the coding sequence GTGGAGACGTCTGTCTTCTTCCTTCTGGTCGTTGCCGGGACCGCTTCCTCCTTTAACTCGCACCGTATCATAGTTGCCAAGGATGGCAGCGGCCAATTCAGATCGATAACGGAAGCCGTCGACTCGCTTCCGATGTTTAATTATGAACGTATCACGATAGTCATTAAGAACGGCGTGTATCACGAAAAGATCAGAATCGATCAGGACTACATCACTCTCGAGGGAGAGAACAAGGACAGCACCATCATCGAGTACCCTCAGTTGAGGACAGATTGGATTGCTCATAGAGATCCGATCGGGCCCGCCGTCGTGAACATCCATGGCGACGACGACATCCTTCGGAATCTTACGATCAAGAATACCCAGCCTGAGATCGGTCCCCATGCATTCGCGGTATATGATGACGGCACAAGGACTATCATGGTCGACTGCAATATTTTGAGCAAAGGGGCTGATACGGTTTCACCATGGAATTACAAGTCAGGAATGTATTATATGGCGGATTGCAGCTTCAGCGGCTCCGTTGATTTCGTATGTCCGCGAGGATGGTGCCTCGTCAAGAACTCGAAATTTTATGAGGAGAAGAAGGGAAGCGCATCAATATGGCACGCCGGAAGTTTTGACAGAAATCAGAAATTGGTACTGGAGAACTGCTCGTTCGACGGAGTCGAGGGATTTGATCTGGGCAGGCATCATCTCGAAGCACAGTTTTATCTTTTGAACTGCACGTTCTCTAAAACAATGTCGGACACTCCGATATATCGCGTGGTCTACAGCGACTCCGCCGCAAATCAGAGCAGGCCTTTCAACTGGGGAGAAAGAGATTATTTTTATAATTGTCATAAGGACGGCGGCGATTATCCGTGGCTGGCGGATAACCTGAAAAATTCAGAGGGAAATCCTGCTCCGGAGGACATAACACCGTCATGGACGTTCGGCGGAAAATGGGATCCGGAATCGGCCGGCGGTCCGACCGTCGTGAAGCAGGAAGTCGATGATTGTCGTGTGCTTTTCACTTTTTCGGAACCGGTGACAGTTGTCGGAACACCGATCTTAAAATTGAAAGATGGAACGGAATTGAGATACAATTCCGGTGGCGGAACAGTTACGCTGAGATTTGATTCCGACAAGAAACTGATGGATGTCGATTTCAGTGATTTACAAATTGTAAACAATTCAGATATTGGAGGAACAATCGCGAGCGTTCACGAACGTAAAGCAGTGTTCCGCGAGAATCCAAGTAAGTGA
- a CDS encoding DUF4402 domain-containing protein, producing MKKFLAIAVLLTAFAASESFAQATAVVNLTVNNAISLTKTRDISFGIVPQGVTTVTINPVTGAGATGTFTLGASASTQMNVSWSSTDLASGGNTIGFAGAGTASGNTVNVQGTSLPLTNPGIFTTSGTGAYFFWAGGTATLTPTQATGSYTGTYTLTVTY from the coding sequence ATGAAAAAATTCTTAGCTATTGCTGTGCTCCTTACAGCATTTGCCGCGAGCGAATCGTTCGCACAAGCCACAGCTGTTGTAAATCTTACTGTCAATAATGCCATTTCGTTAACCAAAACTCGAGATATATCTTTTGGTATAGTCCCTCAAGGAGTAACTACCGTGACAATCAATCCAGTTACGGGCGCTGGCGCCACCGGGACATTCACTCTTGGTGCGTCTGCAAGCACTCAGATGAACGTGAGCTGGAGTTCAACTGATTTGGCAAGCGGCGGAAACACGATCGGTTTCGCGGGCGCTGGTACGGCTTCTGGCAACACCGTTAATGTCCAAGGGACTTCGCTCCCACTGACAAATCCCGGCATTTTCACCACAAGTGGTACGGGAGCTTACTTCTTCTGGGCAGGCGGAACTGCGACGCTAACACCAACTCAAGCAACGGGTTCTTACACTGGCACCTATACCCTGACGGTCACTTACTAA
- a CDS encoding DUF4402 domain-containing protein, with the protein MTTLVLLCTIAATESFAQPSTTTANVTIKINGAMTLTKLRDMDMGFVMQGVMSISVDPITGGAQTAYFTFDAGPNASATVSFSSTNLTSGADNMPFTCSLAGGNSPNQNNASIVSSGDAVTTSSTGTYYFWAGGTADLSPTQPLGTYSGDFILSVAY; encoded by the coding sequence TTGACAACCCTTGTACTCTTGTGTACAATTGCAGCGACGGAATCATTTGCCCAGCCTTCGACCACGACGGCAAATGTCACTATCAAAATCAACGGAGCGATGACTCTGACGAAGCTCCGCGACATGGATATGGGATTCGTCATGCAAGGAGTTATGTCGATCAGCGTGGACCCGATTACCGGCGGCGCACAGACCGCCTATTTCACTTTTGACGCGGGCCCTAATGCCTCCGCCACCGTTTCGTTCTCTTCAACCAATCTGACAAGCGGCGCGGACAACATGCCTTTCACTTGCTCACTTGCTGGCGGCAATTCTCCAAACCAAAACAACGCCTCAATAGTCTCAAGCGGGGATGCTGTCACCACCAGTTCAACCGGCACTTATTATTTCTGGGCCGGCGGCACGGCTGACCTCTCACCGACGCAGCCTCTCGGCACTTATTCCGGCGACTTCATACTCTCGGTAGCATACTGA
- a CDS encoding glycerol-3-phosphate acyltransferase: MFNLALAVVAYLIGSFPTAYVVGKQARGIDILRNGTGNVGAMNAYDVTGSKLIGVTVGTIDILKGIAVTMIAQHIFGLTGSTIVSEGDGRLGLCVMAGFFAVLGHNYSVFIKFKGGRGLATAAGALLIVQPLSVAIYLAIYISLRAAKLKLYLSSVFGILIASIPLLAKFAAAPIVEVFAALLLIVVLSKHMIPLKDELQNGI, from the coding sequence GTGTTCAATCTAGCCCTAGCAGTTGTTGCCTACTTAATCGGGTCTTTTCCGACGGCTTATGTGGTTGGAAAGCAGGCAAGAGGCATAGACATTTTGAGAAACGGGACCGGAAATGTAGGCGCTATGAACGCCTATGATGTTACCGGCTCGAAACTGATCGGTGTCACGGTTGGAACAATTGACATACTCAAGGGGATCGCCGTGACCATGATAGCACAACATATCTTCGGGCTGACCGGCTCGACGATAGTCTCAGAAGGCGACGGCCGCTTAGGTCTGTGTGTCATGGCCGGTTTTTTCGCCGTTCTCGGTCACAACTACTCAGTTTTCATAAAGTTCAAAGGAGGACGAGGACTCGCAACTGCGGCAGGCGCGCTTTTGATTGTCCAGCCGCTTTCCGTCGCAATCTATCTTGCGATCTATATTTCGCTCAGAGCGGCAAAATTAAAACTATATCTCTCAAGCGTTTTTGGAATTCTAATTGCTTCGATACCGCTCCTTGCAAAATTTGCAGCCGCGCCGATTGTTGAAGTATTCGCGGCGCTACTTTTGATCGTCGTTCTATCAAAACATATGATTCCCTTAAAAGATGAATTACAGAATGGAATATAG